Within Candidatus Cloacimonadota bacterium, the genomic segment GGCTATTATAAAATCTGTAAATTAGAAATAGAAATGTTTGAGTAACAAAATAATTGGACATATCATGAAAATAACATTACAAAATATGATCTTTTACGGCTATCATGGACTGCATGAAGCAGAACGTACATTAGGTCAGCGATTTGCGATCGATGTGACAGTTTCCAGTGATCCGAAACTTGATTCACAAGTAAAATCCCTCCATGATACAATTGATTATACCCAGATATTTGAAGTAGTTAAAGAACATGTGGAGAACTATAAATATCACCTTCTCGAAAAACTGGCAAATGAGATCATCGATGCCATACTTCAGAAGTTTTTACTCGTTCAGAAAGTATCACTAAAAGTAAGAAAAATTGCAGTACCGATCAATGGTACACTCGATTATGTCGAGCTTGAAATGCAGAGAGAAAGAAAATAATAGGAGCAGCCTTCGAAAATATTTTTATTAGTTTGGGTTCGAATCTCGGGAATAGGAAACAGTTTATCGACTCAGCTATTTCGGCGTTAAGAGATGAAAAGAGAATTTCAGTGAAACACAT encodes:
- the folB gene encoding dihydroneopterin aldolase — encoded protein: MKITLQNMIFYGYHGLHEAERTLGQRFAIDVTVSSDPKLDSQVKSLHDTIDYTQIFEVVKEHVENYKYHLLEKLANEIIDAILQKFLLVQKVSLKVRKIAVPINGTLDYVELEMQRERK